The following nucleotide sequence is from Nitrospira sp..
TTCAAGGGAGGTCAGCGTGGCAGTTCATTTACGGTTGGCACGGACGGGGCGGCATAAGCGCCCGATGTATCGAGTGATCGCGGCGGATTCCCGCAAGCCGCGGGATGGGCGGTTCTTGGAGATCTTGGGCATTTTCGATCCGCTCAAGAACCCGGCGGTGCCGGAGTTGAAGTCGGAGCGGGTCTTGACGTGGTTGCGGCATGGGGCGCAGCCCACCACCACGGTGCGGACCTTGCTCAAGCGGCACGGCGTGTGGAAACAGTTCGAGACCGAAAAGGCTGCGAAGTCCAAGTAGGATGGCCGTGGCCTGATGGTGTGACCATGCACGATCAGGCGGATCTCGTCACGATCGGGAAGATCGAACGGTCTTTCGGCATCAGAGGTGAAGCTCGCGTTCGTTCGTTGACGGATGTGCCGAGGCGGTTCGAGCAACTGGGGGCGGTGACGCTCGTCGGGATGAAGGGCCGGACGATTGACACGAGGGTGACCCATGTGCGGCCAGGCGGCTCGACGTTGATCGTCGGCTTCGAGGCCTTCACCACGCCGGAGCAAGTCGCCGAATTTCGTGGCGGGCTCATTCAGGCTCCGCGTGCAGATTCGCCGACATTGCCCGCTGGGCACTATTATGAGTGTGATCTCATCGGGATGGTCGTGCAGGATGAGGCGGGGATGGTGCTCGGTCGGCTGGAGGAAATTTGGCGCCTTCCCGACCATCAAGTATTTGCCGTCAGGCAAGAAGGAAAAGAGACATTGATTCCGGCCGTCAAGCAGGTTGTCGTGGGTGTGGACGTGCCAAACCGGCTAATGACGGTTCGGCTTCCGAAGGGATTCGAAGACCTCTAGATGCGTTGCGCCGTTCTGACATTGTTTCCGGATATGGTGACCCCGGCTTTGGGGCAGAGCATCCTGAAGCGAGCCCAGGAAAAGGGGGTGCTGGAGGTGTCTGTCCAAAACTTGCGCGACTTCACCCATGATCGTCACAAGACGGCCGACGACACCCCCTACGGGGGCGGCGCCGGGATGGTGATGAAAGCCGAACCGATCTTGCAGGCCGTCGACGCCCTATGCGAAGCCTACGGAGTTTCTCCCGCACGGGAAGCCAGGATGCGGATTGTGCTGCCTTCTCCGCAGGGCAGACCCTTTTCGCAGGAGGTGGCGAAGTCTTTGGCCGAGGAGACGCGGCCGATCGTCTTTATCTGCGGGCACTATGAAGGCATCGATGAGCGGGTCAGGCTTGCGCTGTGTCCGGAAGAACTTTCCGTCGGGGACTATGTCCTGACGGGCGGAGAGTTGCCTGCGTTGGTCATGATCGATGCGGCGGCCCGTTTGGTGCCGGGCGTATTAGGTGACGCCGCCTCCGCGGCGGAAGAATCCTTCACGGAGGGGTTGTTGGAATATCCCCACTACACCAGACCGGCCGAGGTGCGCGGTATGTCGGTGCCCGAGGTCCTCGTGTCCGGTCATCATGAAGTCATTCGGCTGTGGCGACGCAAGGAGGCGTTGCGGAACACCTATCTGAAGCGACCGGATCTCTTGCGAGACCGCGCGCTCGGGCCTGAAGATCGTCGGTTGTTAAGCGAAGTCATGCAAGAAAGTCGTGTTCAGGTTTCAGCTCGTTGAGAGGAGGAGGGATATCATCATGAATCGGCTAGAACGGATCCAACGATCCTTGACCAGAAAAACGGCGCCCAAGTTTGAGATCGGGGATACCGTCCGTGTGCATGTCAAAGTCGTTGAAGGCGAAAAAGAGCGCATTCAGGTGTATGAAGGGGCGGTGATTGCGAGAAAGGGCACCCTGAACAGCGAAACCTTTACAGTTCGGAAGCTGTCCTATGGCGTGGGGGTGGAACGGACGTTTCCGGTTCATTCGCCCAGTGTGGCGAAGGTTGATGTCGTGCGGCAAGGTCGTGTTCGCCGTGCCAAGCTGTACTACCTCCGCACCAAGAAGGGCAAGTTTGCCAAGGTGGAAGATCGCGAGTTCACCGCCGAAAGCAAAGCACAAATTGCCGCCAAGGCGCAGGCACAGCAAGCGGCGGCAGCCACCGAGGCGTGATCGACGGAATCTAGTTGTTCGTCTGACTGACACCAGGGCAGAGGCGCACGTTTGCTGGGAACTCCGAGCCTGACAACTTGGGGCCCCACCGAAGACTTCGAGGGGGAGGCCAGATGCTGTGGGTATCGGTGCGTCGCCGGTCTGGATGAGGCGGGACGTGGCCCCTTGGCCGGTCCCGTCGTAGCGGCCGCGGTCGTATTGCCCCGCCGCTGTCGTCTCGTTGGGCTGAACGATTCCAAACAGATTTCCGAAGCGGACCGTCTACGGTTGTTCGATGAGATCGTTCACCGGGCGGTCGGCATCGGCGTCGGTGCAGCCTCCGAATGGGAGATCGATCGGCTGAACATTCTGGAAGCGACCAAGTTGGCGATGCGGCGTGCGCTGGGGTCGCTTCCTTCCCCCCCGGATTTCCTTCTGCTCGATGCCGTGACGCTTCCGGGGATTCCCGTTCCCCAGCGC
It contains:
- the rpsP gene encoding 30S ribosomal protein S16, which codes for MAVHLRLARTGRHKRPMYRVIAADSRKPRDGRFLEILGIFDPLKNPAVPELKSERVLTWLRHGAQPTTTVRTLLKRHGVWKQFETEKAAKSK
- the rimM gene encoding 16S rRNA processing protein RimM is translated as MHDQADLVTIGKIERSFGIRGEARVRSLTDVPRRFEQLGAVTLVGMKGRTIDTRVTHVRPGGSTLIVGFEAFTTPEQVAEFRGGLIQAPRADSPTLPAGHYYECDLIGMVVQDEAGMVLGRLEEIWRLPDHQVFAVRQEGKETLIPAVKQVVVGVDVPNRLMTVRLPKGFEDL
- the trmD gene encoding tRNA (guanosine(37)-N1)-methyltransferase TrmD — encoded protein: MRCAVLTLFPDMVTPALGQSILKRAQEKGVLEVSVQNLRDFTHDRHKTADDTPYGGGAGMVMKAEPILQAVDALCEAYGVSPAREARMRIVLPSPQGRPFSQEVAKSLAEETRPIVFICGHYEGIDERVRLALCPEELSVGDYVLTGGELPALVMIDAAARLVPGVLGDAASAAEESFTEGLLEYPHYTRPAEVRGMSVPEVLVSGHHEVIRLWRRKEALRNTYLKRPDLLRDRALGPEDRRLLSEVMQESRVQVSAR
- the rplS gene encoding 50S ribosomal protein L19, with translation MNRLERIQRSLTRKTAPKFEIGDTVRVHVKVVEGEKERIQVYEGAVIARKGTLNSETFTVRKLSYGVGVERTFPVHSPSVAKVDVVRQGRVRRAKLYYLRTKKGKFAKVEDREFTAESKAQIAAKAQAQQAAAATEA
- a CDS encoding ribonuclease HII; the protein is MLGTPSLTTWGPTEDFEGEARCCGYRCVAGLDEAGRGPLAGPVVAAAVVLPRRCRLVGLNDSKQISEADRLRLFDEIVHRAVGIGVGAASEWEIDRLNILEATKLAMRRALGSLPSPPDFLLLDAVTLPGIPVPQRSLIKGDGLSCSIAAASIIAKVTRDRLMVEYHRWYPQYNFAEHKGYGTPDHLRRLRRHGPCPIHRASFSPISRLESRSSQLFFATDDPQAFEAADA